The following coding sequences lie in one Glycine max cultivar Williams 82 chromosome 19, Glycine_max_v4.0, whole genome shotgun sequence genomic window:
- the LOC100792488 gene encoding rRNA-processing protein FCF1 homolog: MGKAKKGPKFAVMKKVVTSKAIKKSSKSFLGPFFQYNTALGPPYRILVDTNFINFSIQNKEKKKIAKDPRFERILCTHKGTYADDCLVERVTQHKCYIVATCDRDLKRRIRKIPGVPIMYITKHKYSIERLPEATIGGAPRI; the protein is encoded by the exons ATGGGTAAAGCTAAAAAAGGACCCAAATTTGCGGTTATGAAGAAAGTTGTCACTTCCAAAGCAATCAAAAAGTCA TCCAAGTCATTCCTCGGCCCTTTTTTTCAATACAATACTGCATTGGGACCCCCTTACCGTATTTTAGTGGATACCAACTTCATCAATTTTTCCATCCAGAATAAA gagaagaaaaa GATTGCAAAGGATCCTCGATTTGAGAGAATACTCTGTACTCATAAAGGGACGTATGCTGATGATTGTCTTGTTGAGAGAGTTACTCAG CATAAGTGCTACATTGTTGCAACATGTGATCGGGACTTGAAGAGGAGGATCCGGAAG ATTCCTGGTGTGCCAATTATGTACATCACCAAACACAAGTACTCAATTGAGCGATTGCCTGAAGCAACAATTGGTGGAG CACCAAGAATTTGA
- the LOC100793019 gene encoding LOW QUALITY PROTEIN: acidic endochitinase (The sequence of the model RefSeq protein was modified relative to this genomic sequence to represent the inferred CDS: inserted 5 bases in 3 codons; deleted 3 bases in 2 codons): protein MGNKTPKISIFFLLNFLGMVCSSNAGDIVVYWGQGESEGTLKETCNSGLYKIVNIAFLAKFGGGRQPEINLAGHCDPASNGCRSLSKDIKNCQKRGXSKTRPLGDAVLDGVDFGFELGGGEAFYAXAAPQCPFPDQHQNGAVSTGLFDFVWVQFYNNGPCQFESTDPTKFQKSWNQWVLSIRSRKIYVGLPASPSPATPVSGFVPTRTLITXKYGGVMLWDRAADKQTGYSSNIRGSA, encoded by the exons ATGGGCAATAAAACaccaaaaatttcaattttctttctcttgaatTTTCTTGGCATGGTATGCAGTAGCAACGCCGGCGACATAGTGGTTTACTGGGGCCAGGGCGAGAGCGAGGGCACATTGAAGGAAACATGCAACTCTGGACTATACAAAATAGTGAACATAGCCTTTCTGGCAAAATTTGGCGGTGGGCGTCAACCTGAAATCAACCTAGCA GGTCACTGTGACCCTGCATCAAACGGTTGCAGAAGTTTG AGCAAAGACATAAAGAATTGCCAGAAGAGAGG ATCAAAGACAAGACCATTGGGTGATGCTGTGTTGGATGGAGTGGATTTTGGCTTTGAGCTTGGTGGCGGCGAAGCCTTCTACG GTGCTGCACCACAGTGTCCCTTCCCTGATCAACACCAGAATGGAGCAGTGTCAACGGGGCTCTTTGACTTTGTTTGGGTTCAGTTTTACAACAATGGTCCATGCCAGTTTGAGTCTACAGACCCCACCAAGTTCCAGAAATCGTGGAACCAATGGGTCTTATCCATCAGGTCTAGGAAAATTTATGTTGGACTCCCTGCATCTCCATCACCAGCTACGCCTGTTAGTGGGTTTGTGCCAACACGAACGCTTATAAC CAAGTATGGGGGAGTAATGCTCTGGGATAGGGCTGCTGATAAGCAAACCGGATATTCAAGCAACATCAGGGGCAGTGCTTGA
- the LOC100793541 gene encoding uncharacterized protein: MPSAARTHQVLEINLISAQGLKPPSSPRRRLQTYAVTWIDPATKLRTRVDKLGGHNPTWNDKFLFRVTPDFLAGDTSSVCVAIYAVGTFRDHLVGTVRFLISNMFSPDADYATPCFSAFQIRRPSGRFHGVMNIGAMVMDSSGFPALEKISAIGYRDLMGEKIHQRRRKTPEEKSKETKEEEVLSSESWENSCTEEGEGESSTASSSSSPRTTALKDWNGVKELAGNKGLAMSASGFLCCLVTQRSVHQQLTPTNHTVER, encoded by the coding sequence atgcCGTCGGCGGCGAGGACTCATCAAGTAttggagatcaacttgatctccGCGCAGGGCCTGAAGCCGCCTTCATCTCCACGGCGGAGGCTTCAAACCTACGCCGTCACGTGGATCGACCCCGCCACCAAGCTCCGAACACGCGTCGACAAGCTCGGCGGCCACAACCCTACCTGGAACGATAAGTTCCTCTTCCGAGTTACGCCGGATTTTCTCGCCGGCGACACCTCCAGTGTCTGCGTCGCCATCTACGCTGTCGGCACCTTCCGCGACCACCTCGTCGGCACCGTACGCTTCCTCATCAGCAATATGTTCTCCCCCGACGCCGACTACGCAACGCCGTGCTTCAGCGCTTTCCAGATCCGGCGCCCGTCGGGGAGGTTCCACGGCGTCATGAATATCGGCGCCATGGTGATGGACAGCTCCGGCTTCCCCGCGCTGGAGAAGATCTCGGCGATCGGGTACCGCGACCTCATGGGAGAGAAGATACACCAGCGCCGGAGAAAGACGCCGGAGGAGAAATCGAAGGAAACGAAGGAGGAGGAAGTTCTGTCGAGCGAATCTTGGGAGAATTCTTGCACGGAGGAGGGGGAAGGGGAGTCTTCGACGGCGTCATCTTCGTCGTCGCCGAGAACGACGGCGTTGAAGGATTGGAACGGAGTGAAGGAATTGGCGGGAAATAAAGGGTTGGCAATGTCGGCTTCGGGATTCTTGTGCTGTTTGGTGACTCAAAGAAGTGTTCACCAACAACTCACTCCAACCAATCACACTGTAGAAAGGTAA